One segment of Actinomycetota bacterium DNA contains the following:
- a CDS encoding FAD-binding oxidoreductase, translating into MPTRASSELERLLPGRVLSGPETRPYARDMWPLQIARERADDELALPDAVVRPATPEDVCALLRWCTSHEVAAIAAGARSGVCGGVSVDRDALAGREVVALDMTSLTGVTVNERDMTATALAGTLGPEYEDVLDPHGLTAAHHPQSFDISTVGGWLACRSAGQFSTRYGKAEDLVSGLEVVTAAGERVSLGGHPASAAGPDMLRLFLGSEGALGVIVAATMRVVRSSPRRPRAFRYGSFTEGLDAVRRVVQEGLRPAVVRLYDPDDTVWSFPGQTGCVLVCVFEGPLAGAEEEAAAALLGGEDLGSGPAEHWLVHRHDAVRTFLDVMRPDGPLGPNAIVDTMEVAGGWSVIDRLYAGVRAALEPGSLGVLCHASHVYPDGACLYFTFAVQDTDEPGSRARYEGTWQRALQACVAEGGTITHHHGVGRLKARWLREELGEPGWTLLRSLKDALDPKGILNPGNLGL; encoded by the coding sequence TGCTCTCGGGGCCCGAGACCCGTCCCTACGCCCGGGACATGTGGCCGCTGCAGATCGCCCGGGAGCGCGCCGACGACGAGCTCGCCCTCCCCGACGCGGTGGTGCGTCCGGCCACCCCCGAGGACGTGTGCGCGCTCCTGCGATGGTGCACCTCCCACGAGGTGGCCGCGATCGCCGCCGGAGCGCGGTCGGGCGTATGCGGCGGCGTATCGGTGGACAGGGACGCGCTCGCCGGGCGAGAGGTCGTCGCTCTGGACATGACCTCGCTCACGGGCGTCACGGTGAACGAGCGGGACATGACCGCGACCGCCCTCGCCGGGACCCTCGGTCCGGAGTACGAGGACGTTCTCGACCCCCACGGGCTCACCGCCGCCCATCACCCCCAGTCCTTCGACATCTCCACCGTGGGCGGCTGGCTCGCCTGTCGCTCGGCCGGACAGTTCTCGACGCGGTACGGCAAGGCGGAGGACCTCGTGTCCGGGCTGGAGGTCGTCACGGCTGCGGGGGAGCGGGTGTCGCTCGGCGGACACCCGGCTTCCGCGGCGGGTCCGGACATGCTGCGCCTCTTCCTCGGATCGGAAGGCGCGCTCGGGGTGATCGTGGCGGCCACGATGCGGGTCGTCCGGTCGTCCCCCAGGCGGCCCAGGGCGTTCCGGTATGGATCGTTCACCGAGGGGCTCGATGCCGTGAGGCGGGTCGTCCAGGAGGGGTTGCGCCCGGCCGTCGTCCGGCTCTACGACCCCGACGACACCGTCTGGTCGTTCCCCGGCCAGACGGGCTGCGTGCTGGTGTGTGTCTTCGAGGGTCCGCTCGCGGGAGCCGAGGAGGAGGCGGCCGCTGCCCTCCTGGGCGGGGAGGACCTCGGGTCCGGCCCGGCCGAGCACTGGCTCGTCCACCGCCATGACGCGGTCCGGACCTTCCTCGACGTGATGCGCCCCGACGGCCCCCTCGGTCCGAACGCGATCGTGGACACGATGGAGGTCGCCGGTGGCTGGTCGGTGATCGACCGGTTGTACGCCGGCGTCCGGGCAGCGCTCGAACCTGGGTCGCTCGGCGTCCTGTGCCACGCCTCCCACGTCTACCCCGACGGGGCGTGCCTCTACTTCACCTTCGCCGTCCAGGACACCGACGAGCCCGGCTCCCGCGCCCGGTACGAGGGGACCTGGCAGCGGGCGCTCCAGGCCTGCGTCGCAGAGGGGGGCACGATCACGCACCATCACGGGGTGGGCCGGCTGAAGGCTCGGTGGCTGCGCGAAGAGCTCGGGGAGCCGGGCTGGACCCTCCTCCGCTCCCTGAAGGACGCCCTCGACCCGAAGGGGATCCTGAACCCGGGCAACCTCGGCCTATAG
- a CDS encoding adenylate/guanylate cyclase domain-containing protein: protein MSCPSCGAAVPEQARFCPSCGSATTIRSDERRIVSVVFADIVGFTALSETRDPEEVKRLVDRCFERLASDVTAHGGRVDKIVGDGMLALFGAPISHEDDPERAVRTALAMQQTALSLVGETGVDVKLRVGVNTGEVLVGGLRAGGDYTAMGDVVNTASRLQTIAEPGTVLVGADTYEATRDVIRYEELGQVVARGREQPVEVWRAIEPVTLPGRRPRRARAPLLGRDHELGMLRQSVAAAVHRARPLLVVLVGEAGLGKSRLVEEVTGGAAAEHGAVVYRGRCVPYGEANPFWPVGEALREAIGIGSEEAGPEVVEKVRHAVGEVMRAHVEASETVRLADGLLYLMGVRSTMRDVDPQRAREDAFRSLGTVLQRFASDRPVSIVLSELHWADPVVLELIDDLLSRVRGVPVIVVATARPEVRDRWTPAPGRHDLVLMNLEPLDQAATVELARTLLGGEVPHRLLDVLVERSGGNPLFVEELALLLAGEEPSGDLPVTLRGLVSARLDSLTPGLRDLLADAAVLGQSGPVEALSWLASQREADDPTPDLDLLVSDDLLAVSDGEFSFKSDLVREVAYAVLTRGERALRHARLAEWFASRGDDHPEQIAHHYSVAAATVRTLGPVAGVPDDVSERAIASLERAVVTAETREALASSVLLIERMLELVPPDDPRHLDLRARRAAIQATRRRLDDARAEAEAILTEASPGRDARAVARAKTVLGDVLHKERRQEAAVAALEDALAAWREAGDPEGEASALRLLGLSNLFRGRADEAEASFTRALDIARDLDDRRGIAWALQHLGWSAFMRGQAAPAEEWLTEAAAVFTEVGDWRGLAWVFGLLGWVRMYQGRLDEAESFGEMVLEESRDFGDRWGEAMMLVLLGSVHLWSGRTASSVEMAQRALQRFREIGDPWGAVQAGLLAVRALAIAGRVDEARDRLAEARQTAETANDPAMKQLTRMTSAAFALQLGEPDEVPHDFRASMAYELGRERELEVEASIGLALLQSGRTDEAIELLRSASEESNDPGIVTRTWSLLALALAAGGRSDEAIAAARRVHDVDGGTYLDRSTALMASAMARASSGDAAAALEDLRAADEL from the coding sequence ATGTCCTGCCCCTCGTGCGGCGCCGCGGTACCCGAGCAAGCTCGGTTCTGCCCGTCCTGCGGCTCGGCGACCACCATCCGGTCCGATGAACGCCGGATCGTCTCGGTCGTCTTCGCCGACATCGTCGGGTTCACCGCTCTGTCCGAGACCCGCGACCCGGAGGAGGTGAAGCGGCTCGTCGACCGCTGCTTCGAGCGGCTCGCCTCCGACGTCACCGCCCACGGTGGCCGGGTCGACAAGATCGTGGGAGACGGGATGCTCGCCCTGTTCGGCGCCCCCATCTCCCACGAGGACGACCCGGAGCGGGCGGTCCGGACGGCCCTCGCCATGCAGCAGACGGCCCTGTCCCTCGTCGGCGAGACGGGCGTGGACGTGAAGCTCCGCGTCGGGGTCAACACGGGGGAGGTGCTGGTGGGCGGCCTGCGCGCGGGCGGCGACTACACGGCCATGGGCGACGTCGTGAACACGGCGAGCAGGCTGCAGACCATCGCCGAGCCCGGGACGGTGCTGGTGGGGGCCGACACCTACGAGGCCACCCGCGACGTGATCCGCTACGAGGAGCTCGGGCAGGTGGTGGCCCGCGGCCGCGAGCAGCCGGTGGAGGTATGGCGCGCGATCGAGCCCGTCACCCTCCCCGGACGACGCCCCCGGCGGGCTCGGGCGCCCCTGCTCGGCCGCGACCACGAGCTCGGCATGCTGAGGCAGTCCGTCGCGGCCGCCGTCCACCGGGCCCGGCCGCTGCTCGTCGTCCTCGTAGGGGAGGCCGGGCTCGGCAAGTCGCGTCTCGTCGAGGAGGTGACGGGAGGGGCGGCCGCCGAGCACGGCGCGGTCGTCTACCGCGGCCGGTGCGTCCCCTACGGGGAGGCGAACCCCTTCTGGCCGGTCGGAGAGGCCCTGCGGGAGGCGATCGGCATCGGCTCGGAGGAGGCCGGCCCGGAGGTCGTGGAGAAGGTGCGCCACGCGGTGGGCGAGGTCATGAGGGCGCACGTGGAGGCGTCGGAGACGGTCCGACTCGCGGACGGGCTCCTCTACCTGATGGGGGTGCGGTCCACGATGCGCGACGTCGACCCGCAGCGTGCCCGGGAGGACGCGTTCAGGTCGCTGGGGACGGTCCTGCAGCGGTTCGCGTCGGACCGTCCCGTCTCGATCGTCCTGTCGGAGCTCCACTGGGCGGACCCGGTCGTCCTGGAGCTGATCGACGACCTACTGTCCCGCGTCCGCGGGGTGCCGGTGATCGTCGTGGCCACCGCGCGCCCGGAGGTGAGGGACCGGTGGACGCCCGCGCCGGGCCGGCACGACCTCGTGCTGATGAACCTCGAGCCGCTCGACCAGGCCGCGACCGTCGAGCTCGCTCGGACCCTCCTCGGCGGCGAAGTCCCCCATCGCCTGCTCGACGTGCTCGTCGAGCGGAGCGGCGGCAACCCCTTGTTCGTCGAGGAGCTCGCCCTGCTCCTGGCCGGGGAGGAGCCGTCCGGCGACCTCCCGGTGACCCTGCGCGGGCTCGTCTCGGCCCGTCTCGACTCCCTCACGCCCGGGCTCCGGGACCTGCTCGCGGACGCGGCCGTCCTGGGACAGTCCGGACCGGTCGAGGCGCTCTCGTGGCTCGCCTCCCAGCGGGAGGCGGACGACCCGACCCCCGACCTCGACCTGCTCGTCTCCGACGACCTGCTCGCGGTGTCGGACGGCGAGTTCTCCTTCAAGTCCGACCTGGTGCGCGAGGTGGCGTACGCCGTTTTGACGCGCGGTGAGCGGGCTCTGCGCCACGCGCGTCTGGCCGAGTGGTTCGCCTCCCGCGGCGACGACCACCCGGAGCAGATAGCTCACCACTACTCGGTTGCGGCGGCCACGGTCCGAACGCTCGGCCCGGTCGCGGGCGTGCCCGACGACGTGTCCGAGCGCGCGATCGCCTCGCTCGAGCGGGCGGTGGTGACCGCCGAGACGCGGGAGGCGCTCGCCTCGTCCGTCCTGCTGATCGAGCGGATGCTGGAGCTCGTCCCACCCGACGACCCCCGCCACCTCGACCTGCGCGCGAGGCGAGCGGCGATCCAGGCGACGCGGCGCCGACTCGATGACGCCCGCGCTGAGGCCGAGGCGATCCTGACCGAGGCCTCGCCCGGGCGGGACGCTCGGGCGGTGGCCAGGGCGAAGACCGTGCTGGGCGATGTGCTGCACAAGGAGAGGCGTCAGGAGGCCGCGGTCGCCGCTCTCGAGGACGCGCTGGCCGCCTGGCGGGAGGCGGGCGATCCCGAGGGGGAGGCATCGGCGCTGAGGCTGCTGGGCCTGTCGAACCTCTTCCGCGGCCGCGCCGACGAGGCGGAGGCATCGTTCACGAGGGCGCTGGACATCGCCCGCGACCTCGACGACCGGCGCGGCATCGCCTGGGCGCTCCAGCACCTCGGTTGGAGCGCCTTCATGCGCGGACAGGCCGCCCCCGCGGAGGAGTGGCTCACCGAGGCCGCGGCCGTGTTCACCGAGGTGGGGGACTGGCGCGGGCTCGCCTGGGTCTTCGGGCTCCTGGGCTGGGTCCGCATGTACCAGGGTCGGCTGGACGAGGCGGAGTCGTTCGGGGAGATGGTCCTCGAGGAGTCCAGGGATTTCGGGGACCGGTGGGGCGAGGCGATGATGCTCGTCCTGCTCGGCTCCGTCCACCTCTGGAGCGGCCGCACGGCCAGCTCGGTGGAGATGGCGCAGCGAGCGCTTCAACGGTTCCGCGAGATCGGCGACCCCTGGGGGGCCGTCCAGGCCGGGCTCCTGGCGGTGCGTGCGCTCGCTATCGCCGGCCGGGTCGACGAGGCCCGGGACCGTCTGGCCGAGGCCCGGCAGACGGCCGAGACGGCCAACGACCCCGCGATGAAGCAGCTGACGAGGATGACGAGCGCCGCGTTCGCCCTGCAGCTCGGCGAGCCGGACGAGGTGCCGCACGACTTCCGCGCCTCGATGGCCTACGAGCTCGGGCGCGAGCGGGAGCTCGAGGTCGAGGCGTCCATCGGGCTGGCTCTGCTGCAGTCGGGGCGCACCGACGAGGCGATCGAGCTCCTGCGCTCCGCGTCAGAGGAGTCCAACGACCCCGGCATCGTCACCCGGACCTGGAGCCTGCTCGCCCTCGCCCTCGCCGCGGGGGGCCGCAGCGACGAGGCCATCGCGGCCGCCCGTCGCGTCCACGATGTCGACGGCGGAACGTACCTCGACCGCTCCACCGCGCTGATGGCGTCCGCCATGGCCCGGGCGTCGTCGGGGGACGCCGCGGCCGCGCTCGAGGACCTGCGGGCCGCCGACGAGCTC
- a CDS encoding S9 family peptidase encodes MPHPIRDFLEVRSAGANGFSPDGSRVLVSSNLTGTSQLYRVARTGGELEQVTGFDEPVAGSYMPTTDDVILQHDVGGNERLQISLIDDGGRDLRELVHDPEHIHRVGGVTRDGALLAYSSNRRNGTDFDVYVRDLGTGEERCVWAPGGWCDASGFSPDGRYLAVARLTERSGDNEAHLIDLADGSTVEVAPHTDEAYVGAPHWLPDSSAFFFSASVDREFEAVHRYDMSSGRVDPVIEPDWDAACSIDEGGTTLAVRINEDGYSRVELYDPHTLRRRGELPLPGRGQVGGVRFTKDGGHACFSFVSPVEPGDAWVHDLTTGETTRLTDSPCPVPRDALVEPELHRFPSFDGESIPVFLFRPRGSRGEVPVVVQIHGGPESQYVPAFNPVTQYLVDHGFAVAAPNVRGSTGYGKRYEHLDDVRKRLDSVRDLEALHAWLGSVGGIDQRRAALMGGSYGGYMVLAGLAFQPQLWAAGVDVVGISSLVTFLENTAPWRRRFREREYGSLERDRDFLVEVSPITHVDRMRAPLMIIHGANDPRVPLGEAEQIHEVLRQKDVASELLVYHDEGHGLAKLRNRLDAYPKVADFLHRHLGA; translated from the coding sequence ATGCCACACCCGATCCGCGACTTCCTCGAGGTGCGCTCGGCCGGCGCGAACGGCTTCTCGCCGGACGGCTCCCGCGTCCTCGTCTCGTCGAACCTCACCGGGACGAGCCAGCTGTACAGGGTGGCTCGCACGGGCGGCGAGCTCGAGCAGGTGACAGGCTTCGACGAGCCGGTGGCCGGGTCGTACATGCCGACCACCGACGACGTGATCCTGCAGCACGACGTCGGCGGCAACGAGCGGCTCCAGATATCGCTCATCGACGACGGTGGACGCGACCTGCGCGAGCTCGTCCACGACCCCGAACACATCCACCGCGTCGGCGGCGTGACCCGCGACGGCGCTCTCCTCGCCTACTCGTCCAACCGGCGCAACGGGACCGACTTCGACGTGTACGTGCGGGACCTGGGGACCGGGGAGGAGAGGTGCGTCTGGGCTCCCGGGGGCTGGTGCGACGCGAGCGGGTTCTCGCCCGACGGCCGCTACCTGGCCGTGGCCAGGCTCACGGAGCGCAGCGGGGACAACGAAGCCCACCTGATCGACCTCGCGGACGGCTCGACGGTCGAGGTCGCTCCGCACACGGACGAGGCCTACGTCGGCGCCCCCCACTGGCTCCCGGACTCGTCCGCCTTCTTCTTCTCGGCGAGCGTCGATCGGGAGTTCGAGGCGGTGCACCGCTACGACATGTCCAGCGGACGGGTCGACCCGGTGATCGAACCGGACTGGGACGCGGCGTGCTCGATCGACGAAGGCGGGACGACCCTGGCCGTCCGGATCAACGAGGACGGCTACTCGCGGGTGGAGCTCTACGACCCCCACACCCTCCGGCGCCGGGGCGAGCTCCCGCTCCCGGGGCGCGGACAGGTGGGTGGCGTCCGGTTCACGAAGGACGGCGGCCACGCCTGCTTCTCCTTCGTCTCCCCGGTCGAGCCGGGCGACGCCTGGGTGCACGACCTGACCACGGGCGAGACGACCCGGCTGACGGACAGCCCCTGCCCCGTCCCGAGGGACGCGCTGGTCGAGCCCGAGCTGCACAGGTTCCCCTCATTCGACGGGGAGTCGATCCCCGTCTTCCTGTTCCGCCCCCGCGGCTCCCGGGGGGAGGTCCCAGTGGTCGTCCAGATCCACGGTGGCCCCGAGTCGCAGTACGTCCCGGCGTTCAACCCCGTCACCCAGTACCTCGTCGACCACGGGTTCGCGGTCGCCGCGCCCAACGTGCGCGGCTCGACCGGGTACGGGAAGCGCTACGAGCACCTCGACGACGTGCGCAAGCGTCTCGACTCCGTGCGCGACCTGGAGGCCCTCCATGCGTGGCTGGGCAGCGTGGGCGGCATCGACCAGCGTCGGGCCGCGCTCATGGGGGGGTCCTACGGCGGCTACATGGTGCTCGCCGGGCTCGCGTTCCAGCCCCAGCTGTGGGCGGCGGGCGTCGACGTGGTCGGCATCTCGAGCCTCGTCACCTTCCTCGAGAACACGGCGCCGTGGCGGCGCCGGTTCCGGGAGCGCGAGTACGGGTCGCTCGAGCGCGACCGCGACTTCCTCGTGGAGGTCTCGCCGATCACGCACGTGGACAGGATGAGGGCTCCCCTGATGATCATCCACGGGGCGAACGACCCGCGCGTCCCGTTGGGGGAGGCCGAGCAGATCCACGAGGTCCTGCGGCAGAAGGACGTCGCGAGCGAGCTGCTCGTCTACCACGACGAGGGACACGGGCTCGCGAAGCTGCGCAACCGCCTCGACGCCTACCCGAAGGTGGCCGACTTCCTGCACCGACACCTGGGTGCGTAG
- a CDS encoding diacylglycerol kinase family protein, translating to MRAYVISNPKAGRGSDGARLAAALRHAGLDAEVAVTEGPAHGVDLARSARDRGEPLVVAAGGDGTVHEVVNGLLAPGGPSDPPILGVLPLGSGCDYVKTFGIPHDLAKACAVIADPRPAVAVDAAEVTYTTPEGSRTRYLANIAEVGIGPEVVDRAARLPRALGPALYLVAFWLVLPRYERRRATVRIGAAAFDGRLTNLVVANARVFGGGMRVAPAADPADGLLDVQVHTASKPDYVRNIGKVFKGTHLPHPRIAEFRGPVVEVTCDPPALIEADGEVLGTTPATFRVLPGALRLKVGGTGLD from the coding sequence ATGCGGGCCTACGTGATCTCCAACCCGAAGGCGGGGAGGGGTTCGGACGGCGCCCGGCTGGCCGCGGCCCTGCGCCACGCGGGTCTCGACGCCGAGGTGGCGGTCACCGAGGGACCCGCGCATGGCGTGGACCTCGCCCGGTCCGCACGCGACAGGGGGGAGCCCCTCGTCGTCGCGGCCGGGGGAGACGGCACCGTCCACGAGGTCGTCAACGGGCTCCTCGCTCCCGGCGGCCCCTCCGATCCCCCCATCCTGGGGGTCCTGCCGCTCGGTTCGGGGTGCGACTACGTGAAGACCTTCGGCATCCCCCACGACCTGGCCAAGGCCTGTGCGGTGATAGCCGACCCCCGACCCGCGGTCGCGGTGGACGCCGCCGAGGTCACCTACACCACACCTGAAGGCTCCCGGACCCGTTACCTCGCGAACATCGCCGAGGTGGGGATAGGACCCGAGGTCGTCGATCGAGCAGCCCGGCTCCCGCGCGCGCTCGGACCCGCCCTGTACCTCGTCGCCTTCTGGCTCGTCCTCCCTCGGTACGAACGGCGACGGGCCACCGTCCGGATAGGAGCCGCCGCCTTCGACGGCCGGCTGACCAACCTCGTCGTGGCCAACGCCCGGGTCTTCGGGGGTGGGATGAGGGTCGCGCCGGCGGCCGACCCGGCCGACGGACTGCTCGACGTCCAGGTGCATACCGCTTCGAAGCCCGATTACGTGCGCAACATCGGCAAGGTCTTCAAGGGCACCCACCTGCCGCACCCGAGGATCGCCGAGTTCAGAGGGCCGGTGGTGGAGGTCACCTGCGATCCACCCGCGCTGATCGAGGCGGACGGTGAGGTCCTGGGGACGACCCCGGCCACCTTCCGGGTCCTCCCGGGGGCCCTGCGTCTCAAGGTGGGCGGTACGGGCCTAGACTGA